A window of the Virgibacillus pantothenticus genome harbors these coding sequences:
- the pepF gene encoding oligoendopeptidase F, with protein MAKASKELPKREEIPVELTWRLEDIFETDEAWEKELADLQKAIPEIETFQGKLGASAKNLYDVLKLQDQLSERLGKLFTYSHMRYDQDTANSFYQRLNAQAENVLTVASSKMSYIVPEILEIDESTLKQFLQEEKGLQNYKKTLDEITRQRPHILNKREEAILAEASEPLGATSQTFGMLNNADLTFPSIKDENGEEVDVTHGRYIRFMESQDRSVRKAAFQAMYETYGKFKNTFASTLSGNIKKDNFIAKVRNYDSARQAALDDNNIPEKVYDNLVEAVNERLPLLHRYIKLRKKVLGLDELHMYDIYTPLVQDANMQITYEKAQQYVLEGLAPLGEDYLEIVKQAYDNRWIDVEENRGKRSGAYSSGAYGTNPYILLNWQDNVNDMFTLAHELGHSVHSYYTRNNQPYRYGNYSIFVAEVASTCNEALLNDYLLNNLNDEKQKLYLLNHFLEGFRGTVFRQTMFAEFEHLIHVKQQQGEALTAEKLTEIYYDLNKKYYGDDVVSDEEIGLEWARIPHFYYNYYVYQYATGYSAATALAQQILTENEGAVERYIDFLKAGSSDYPIEVLKKAGVDMNSKQTVLDALDVFAEKLEQLEELLN; from the coding sequence GTGGCAAAAGCAAGTAAAGAGTTACCTAAAAGAGAGGAAATCCCAGTTGAATTAACATGGAGATTAGAGGATATTTTTGAAACAGATGAAGCATGGGAAAAAGAATTGGCAGATTTGCAAAAAGCTATCCCTGAAATTGAGACTTTTCAAGGCAAACTAGGTGCTTCTGCGAAAAACTTATATGATGTGTTAAAGCTTCAAGATCAATTATCAGAGCGGTTGGGCAAGCTGTTTACATATTCGCATATGCGCTATGATCAGGATACAGCAAACTCTTTTTATCAGCGGCTAAATGCACAAGCTGAAAACGTACTTACAGTTGCGTCCAGTAAAATGAGTTATATCGTTCCAGAGATTTTGGAGATTGACGAATCAACATTAAAACAGTTTTTACAAGAAGAAAAAGGGTTGCAAAATTATAAAAAGACATTGGATGAAATTACCCGCCAAAGACCACATATTTTAAATAAGCGGGAAGAAGCGATCCTGGCGGAAGCTTCAGAGCCTTTAGGAGCTACCTCACAGACATTCGGTATGTTGAATAATGCCGATCTAACTTTTCCGTCCATTAAAGATGAAAATGGAGAAGAAGTGGATGTTACACATGGTAGATATATCCGATTTATGGAATCACAAGATCGTTCAGTACGTAAGGCAGCTTTTCAAGCGATGTATGAAACTTACGGTAAGTTTAAAAACACCTTTGCGTCTACATTAAGTGGAAATATTAAAAAGGACAATTTCATTGCCAAAGTCCGAAATTATGATTCTGCTAGACAAGCTGCTCTTGATGATAATAATATTCCGGAAAAAGTTTACGACAATTTAGTTGAAGCTGTCAATGAGCGCTTACCTTTGCTTCATCGATATATTAAATTGCGTAAAAAGGTATTAGGGTTAGATGAATTGCATATGTACGATATTTACACTCCACTTGTTCAAGATGCTAATATGCAGATAACCTATGAAAAAGCACAACAGTATGTACTAGAAGGACTTGCGCCTTTAGGTGAGGACTATTTGGAGATCGTGAAACAAGCATATGACAATCGGTGGATTGATGTGGAAGAAAACAGAGGCAAGCGCAGTGGGGCATATTCCTCTGGAGCATATGGAACTAATCCGTATATCCTGTTAAATTGGCAGGACAATGTAAATGATATGTTTACATTAGCACACGAATTAGGGCACTCTGTACACAGTTACTATACGAGAAATAACCAACCGTATCGCTATGGAAACTATTCCATATTTGTTGCTGAAGTTGCTTCTACATGTAATGAAGCATTGTTAAATGACTATTTATTGAATAATCTCAATGACGAAAAGCAAAAGCTATATTTGTTAAACCATTTTCTAGAAGGATTTAGAGGTACAGTATTCCGCCAAACTATGTTTGCTGAGTTTGAACATTTGATCCATGTAAAGCAGCAGCAAGGAGAAGCTTTGACTGCGGAAAAACTTACAGAAATTTATTATGACTTAAATAAAAAATACTACGGTGATGACGTCGTGTCTGATGAAGAAATTGGCCTCGAGTGGGCACGAATTCCTCACTTCTATTACAATTATTATGTGTATCAGTATGCAACTGGCTATTCGGCTGCAACTGCTTTAGCACAGCAAATTTTAACAGAAAATGAAGGTGCAGTTGAGCGCTACATTGATTTTCTAAAAGCTGGCAGCAGTGATTATCCAATTGAAGTATTGAAAAAAGCAGGCGTTGATATGAATAGCAAGCAAACCGTTTTAGATGCATTAGATGTGTTTGCTGAAAAGTTAGAGCAACTGGAAGAACTGCTTAACTAA
- the selD gene encoding selenide, water dikinase SelD → MTKNNVKLTTLTTKGGCGCKIGPADLADIIKQLPSPTPNRNVLVGLDTSDDAGVYQINEDTAIVQTVDFFTPIVDDPYSFGQIAAANAISDIYAMGGTPITALNIVAFPVSTLDKQILTDILRGAGDKLAEAGVALVGGHSIDDKEPKFGLAVTGIVHPDKVRTNSEVQPNDKLILTKPIGVGVLTTSIKRNLLTDAETKHVTEVMATLNKTAADIMQHYHVHACTDVTGFGLLGHATEMAVASEISLNIYDHLVPKLPRVKELAALGAVPGGTKNNFQHVQGKVTFPNSMDQIDQWILCDAVTSGGLLMAVGDDEADQLLANLQTAGIPAAIIGEATEDTKAHIYVQE, encoded by the coding sequence ATGACGAAGAATAATGTGAAGCTTACCACACTTACTACCAAAGGAGGTTGTGGCTGTAAAATCGGCCCTGCTGATTTAGCAGACATAATAAAACAGCTCCCTTCGCCCACTCCAAACCGAAACGTCCTTGTCGGTTTAGATACGAGTGATGATGCAGGAGTATATCAAATTAATGAAGATACGGCCATCGTGCAAACAGTAGATTTCTTCACACCCATCGTAGATGATCCATATTCATTTGGACAAATTGCCGCAGCTAACGCCATTAGTGATATTTACGCTATGGGCGGTACACCAATAACGGCATTGAATATCGTTGCTTTCCCAGTCTCCACCTTAGATAAGCAAATTTTAACTGATATACTACGTGGCGCTGGTGATAAATTGGCAGAAGCAGGTGTTGCGTTAGTAGGCGGACATTCCATTGATGACAAGGAACCCAAATTCGGTCTCGCCGTAACCGGGATCGTACATCCTGACAAAGTACGAACAAACAGCGAGGTACAGCCAAATGATAAACTAATCCTGACAAAACCAATTGGTGTAGGTGTCTTAACGACATCGATTAAGCGAAATTTACTTACAGATGCCGAAACCAAGCATGTCACTGAAGTAATGGCTACTTTAAATAAAACAGCCGCTGATATCATGCAGCATTATCATGTTCATGCATGTACAGACGTCACTGGCTTTGGATTGTTGGGACATGCTACCGAAATGGCAGTTGCTAGTGAGATCAGCCTAAATATTTATGACCATCTAGTTCCTAAATTGCCTAGAGTTAAAGAGCTCGCAGCATTAGGCGCGGTCCCTGGGGGAACAAAGAACAATTTTCAACATGTGCAAGGAAAGGTGACTTTTCCAAATAGCATGGACCAAATAGATCAATGGATTTTATGTGATGCTGTTACCTCTGGCGGTCTGCTAATGGCTGTAGGAGACGACGAGGCAGATCAGTTGCTTGCTAATTTACAAACAGCTGGTATACCCGCTGCAATTATTGGCGAGGCTACAGAAGATACGAAGGCGCATATTTACGTACAGGAGTAA
- a CDS encoding ammonium transporter: MHLLDAKLRIDDPVGAIAVHRLCGIWGTLAVGLFSTSSGLFNGNGLIQLGIQSVGVMAVVFWTTACLGTLLWVIKQVTSLRVSKEEEIARLDFIEHGSNAYALKEVFVSSDEASIALNSGWLLN, encoded by the coding sequence ATCCATTTATTAGATGCAAAACTAAGAATTGATGATCCGGTTGGAGCAATTGCAGTTCACAGACTATGCGGTATTTGGGGGACATTGGCAGTCGGTCTTTTTTCAACTTCTTCCGGTTTATTCAATGGAAATGGTTTAATACAACTTGGCATTCAAAGTGTTGGTGTTATGGCAGTTGTCTTTTGGACTACGGCTTGTTTAGGCACTCTTCTATGGGTCATCAAGCAAGTAACTTCATTGCGGGTTTCAAAAGAAGAAGAAATAGCCAGGCTGGATTTTATCGAACACGGTTCAAATGCTTATGCACTTAAAGAGGTTTTTGTTTCCAGTGACGAGGCATCTATAGCTCTGAACTCGGGCTGGCTGCTAAACTGA
- a CDS encoding competence protein CoiA produces the protein MLQAIDRYGNKVTLFTKSFQEIVDIKKSEQDFLCPVCKGAVYIRAGKKVIPHFAHRSIKECRSFEGGEGVYHEQGKMLLFKWLREQNLAVQLEPYVKEIKQRPDLLLNIGKKRIAIEYQCATISPEVLKARTEGYRSIGITPLWVLGAKHLQRSSTNKLRVNTFIQFFIHQFSLDISPRIFFLCPSTKQIIIVQDLYMVTKQSALGILTAHTLPQVSFLELFQDTLFTREKLYTLWDKEKLVFRTKPRNRLSNQELRWHRWLYSKNLYLHTLPSIIYLPLRSQIIMQSPLWKWQSRWVIEQLVWCKIGGAINIESQAPIIHQNSRSNEDFPLISDTYNPLQEYMSILHQLCIFRQQSITTFVKQSAIYFPTTIDEAVAADKRLLRKLKKQNKGMFRR, from the coding sequence ATGCTGCAAGCTATAGATCGGTATGGGAACAAAGTAACTTTGTTTACGAAATCATTTCAAGAAATAGTAGACATTAAGAAAAGCGAGCAAGATTTTCTTTGTCCTGTTTGTAAAGGGGCCGTATATATACGTGCTGGTAAAAAGGTCATTCCTCATTTTGCCCATCGTTCAATAAAAGAATGTCGCTCTTTTGAAGGGGGGGAAGGCGTATATCATGAACAAGGAAAGATGTTGCTTTTTAAGTGGCTGAGGGAACAGAATTTAGCGGTTCAATTAGAACCGTATGTAAAAGAAATTAAGCAACGACCAGATCTTCTTCTTAACATTGGAAAAAAGCGAATAGCTATCGAATATCAATGTGCAACTATTTCTCCAGAAGTTTTAAAAGCCCGAACAGAAGGATACCGTTCCATCGGTATTACACCGCTTTGGGTTTTGGGAGCAAAGCATTTGCAACGAAGCAGTACGAATAAACTGCGGGTAAATACATTTATTCAATTTTTTATTCATCAATTTTCCTTAGATATATCTCCTCGCATTTTCTTCCTTTGCCCATCCACAAAACAAATCATTATTGTTCAAGATTTATATATGGTAACGAAACAATCGGCACTCGGAATCCTAACAGCTCACACTCTCCCTCAAGTCTCGTTTTTAGAATTGTTTCAGGATACACTATTTACTAGAGAAAAATTATATACATTATGGGATAAAGAAAAGTTAGTCTTCCGAACAAAGCCACGAAATAGACTTTCCAATCAGGAGCTTCGATGGCATAGGTGGCTTTATAGTAAAAATTTATATCTCCATACACTTCCTTCAATCATTTATTTGCCGCTTCGATCGCAAATTATCATGCAAAGCCCACTTTGGAAATGGCAAAGTCGATGGGTGATTGAACAATTAGTATGGTGTAAAATTGGAGGAGCTATCAATATCGAATCACAGGCGCCAATCATACATCAAAATAGCAGATCAAATGAAGACTTTCCTTTAATTTCCGATACGTACAACCCATTACAAGAATATATGTCAATTCTTCACCAGCTTTGTATATTTAGGCAACAATCCATAACAACGTTTGTAAAACAATCGGCAATCTATTTTCCGACAACAATCGATGAGGCCGTTGCTGCAGATAAACGACTTCTCCGTAAATTGAAAAAGCAAAATAAAGGCATGTTTCGTAGATAA
- the trpS gene encoding tryptophan--tRNA ligase, with protein MATIFSGIQPSGTLTLGNYLGALKHFTELQDDNTCYFCIVDEHAITVPQDRLKLRNNIRSLAALYLAAGIDPKKSILFIQSEVPAHTQLGWMLQSISYMGELERMTQFKDKSADRETAIPANLLTYPVLMAADILLYQADIVPVGEDQKQHLELTRNLAQRFNNKYNDIFTVPEVSIPKVGARIMSLQNPIKKMSKSDENEKGFISMLDEPKRIEKKIKSAVTDSEGIVKYDKENKPGVSNLLSIHSICSGETIEALEEKYAGKGYGEFKQGTANAIIDVLKPIQDKYYSLLESDQLDTILDAGAEKASIIANRTVVKAKKAMGLGRVKKKK; from the coding sequence ATGGCAACGATTTTTTCAGGAATTCAACCTAGTGGTACATTAACATTGGGAAATTACCTTGGGGCACTAAAACACTTTACGGAGCTTCAAGATGACAACACATGTTATTTTTGCATTGTTGACGAACATGCTATTACCGTTCCGCAAGATCGATTAAAACTTCGAAATAACATTCGATCGCTTGCAGCCTTATATTTAGCAGCTGGGATTGATCCAAAAAAATCAATCTTATTTATTCAATCAGAAGTACCTGCCCATACGCAACTTGGATGGATGTTGCAATCGATTAGCTATATGGGGGAATTAGAGCGAATGACGCAATTTAAAGATAAGTCTGCGGATAGAGAAACTGCCATTCCTGCAAACTTATTGACCTATCCTGTCCTGATGGCAGCTGATATTTTATTATATCAAGCAGATATTGTTCCTGTTGGAGAAGATCAAAAGCAACATTTAGAATTAACGAGAAATTTGGCACAACGATTCAACAATAAATATAATGATATCTTTACTGTGCCTGAAGTGAGTATTCCAAAGGTTGGCGCTCGAATTATGTCCTTGCAAAATCCGATAAAGAAAATGAGTAAATCGGACGAAAATGAAAAAGGATTTATATCTATGCTCGATGAACCGAAACGGATTGAAAAGAAAATAAAGAGTGCAGTAACTGATTCAGAAGGAATAGTGAAATACGATAAAGAAAACAAGCCAGGGGTATCTAATCTGTTGTCTATCCATTCCATTTGCTCCGGCGAAACAATCGAAGCACTGGAAGAAAAATATGCAGGAAAAGGTTATGGCGAATTTAAACAAGGGACAGCTAATGCAATAATCGATGTGTTAAAACCAATCCAAGACAAATATTATTCCTTATTGGAATCTGACCAATTGGACACCATTTTAGATGCAGGAGCCGAAAAAGCTTCCATCATTGCTAATCGTACTGTTGTGAAAGCAAAAAAAGCGATGGGCTTAGGAAGAGTAAAAAAGAAAAAATAG
- the mnmH gene encoding tRNA 2-selenouridine(34) synthase MnmH: MFQDMTIEELRSIMRTEKLALIDVRSPSEYNNATIPGSINIPFFNDVERAEIGTLYKQVSPETAKERGLQIISAKLPDFVKRFSKIEGKKVVFCWRGGMRSKTSATVLDLMGIHVHRLKGGYRCYRNWVVQTMENLEWNAKALVLNGHTGSGKTKMLKKLAQENYPVIDLEGMANHRGSIFGQIGLQPHNQKTFDALLIEQIELFKQSPVILVEGESKRIGRVLLPDFLLAKKAQGMQFIIEVPIEQRTKEIINEYQPWKHEKACLEAFRRIKKRIHTPIAKTIEEDLKLGRYDIAVRLLLEYYYDPLYDYTTKQIPNEKKIIIKAKDITEAYRLLKEQIDRSYRIA, translated from the coding sequence TTGTTTCAAGATATGACTATCGAAGAATTACGGTCAATCATGCGAACAGAGAAACTAGCGCTTATTGACGTACGATCTCCTTCCGAGTATAACAACGCCACTATTCCCGGTAGTATTAATATTCCATTTTTTAACGATGTAGAAAGAGCAGAGATTGGTACATTATATAAGCAAGTGAGCCCGGAAACTGCTAAGGAACGAGGATTACAAATTATTTCTGCCAAGCTCCCCGATTTTGTAAAGCGTTTTTCTAAGATAGAAGGTAAAAAGGTGGTGTTTTGTTGGCGTGGCGGTATGCGCAGTAAAACATCGGCTACTGTTTTAGATTTAATGGGGATTCATGTTCATCGCTTGAAAGGCGGCTACCGCTGCTATCGGAATTGGGTTGTGCAAACGATGGAAAACCTAGAGTGGAATGCCAAGGCATTGGTGCTAAATGGCCATACAGGCTCAGGGAAAACAAAAATGCTTAAAAAGTTAGCACAGGAAAATTACCCCGTCATTGATCTGGAAGGAATGGCTAACCACCGTGGTTCCATATTTGGTCAAATTGGCTTACAACCACATAACCAAAAAACATTTGATGCACTGCTTATAGAACAAATTGAATTGTTCAAGCAATCACCTGTTATACTCGTTGAAGGTGAAAGTAAACGAATTGGACGCGTACTGTTACCTGACTTTCTATTAGCAAAGAAAGCACAAGGCATGCAATTTATTATTGAAGTTCCTATTGAACAACGAACGAAGGAAATTATAAATGAATACCAGCCTTGGAAGCACGAAAAAGCATGTCTTGAGGCTTTTAGACGTATAAAGAAGCGGATCCACACACCGATCGCTAAAACCATTGAAGAGGATTTAAAGTTAGGACGTTACGATATTGCTGTTAGGCTATTGCTAGAATATTATTATGACCCTTTATACGACTATACAACGAAACAAATTCCAAATGAGAAAAAAATTATAATTAAAGCAAAGGATATTACCGAGGCCTATCGTTTACTAAAAGAACAGATCGACAGAAGTTATCGCATCGCATAA
- a CDS encoding putative glycoside hydrolase, translating to MKKTRNLLISAISIALLSVPVIVHGEETTTASLHQEREFSLKPLDDKMKRFVHKSDYQFEYPDAVRGIYVTGNSAGGSKFNSLVDLIEKTELNTMVIDVKEDNGHLTFTPEEGSPYEDMAQDYIKEPEKMMEVLEEKGIYPIARIVVFKDSVLAKKRPELSFKKNGQVWVNGKGEAFVNPFQKEVWEYNIEVAKMAAKMGFQEIQFDYVRFPEGFETRDKELDYSLGDYKDSDLDDVQKRVQAVTDFVKYAREELSNYDVDVSVDIFGYAATIEEAPGIGQNFSKISENVDIISSMIYPSHWTSYFGIENPDAEPYKLVKEYAKVENKVLGALEEPPLSRPWLQDFEAPWLYSGATKQYGKAEVEAQIKALYENGINEFLLWNAGNTYTENVDYTIGLKE from the coding sequence ATGAAAAAAACTCGGAATCTACTAATCTCAGCGATTAGCATTGCATTACTAAGTGTTCCTGTAATTGTACATGGAGAAGAAACTACAACTGCTAGTTTACATCAAGAGCGTGAATTTAGTCTTAAGCCGTTAGACGATAAAATGAAACGGTTTGTACATAAGTCAGATTATCAGTTTGAATATCCAGATGCAGTACGTGGTATATATGTTACTGGAAATTCTGCAGGAGGAAGTAAATTCAACTCCCTTGTTGATCTTATTGAGAAAACCGAATTAAACACGATGGTTATTGATGTGAAAGAAGATAATGGCCATTTAACCTTTACACCTGAGGAAGGATCTCCATATGAAGATATGGCACAAGATTATATTAAGGAACCAGAGAAAATGATGGAGGTGCTTGAAGAAAAAGGGATCTACCCGATTGCTAGGATCGTTGTCTTTAAAGATTCTGTTCTTGCAAAGAAACGTCCTGAACTTTCATTCAAGAAAAACGGGCAAGTGTGGGTTAATGGTAAAGGTGAAGCGTTTGTTAATCCTTTCCAAAAAGAAGTGTGGGAATATAACATAGAAGTAGCCAAAATGGCAGCAAAAATGGGCTTTCAAGAAATACAATTCGACTATGTTCGTTTTCCAGAAGGTTTTGAAACAAGAGATAAGGAATTGGATTATAGCTTAGGAGATTATAAGGACAGTGATTTAGATGATGTTCAAAAACGCGTCCAAGCAGTCACTGATTTTGTGAAATACGCTCGAGAAGAATTATCCAATTATGATGTGGATGTCTCTGTAGACATTTTTGGCTACGCGGCTACAATTGAAGAGGCACCAGGAATTGGGCAAAATTTCTCCAAAATATCTGAGAACGTAGATATTATTTCATCGATGATTTATCCGAGTCATTGGACTTCCTATTTTGGTATTGAAAATCCAGACGCAGAGCCATACAAATTAGTGAAAGAATATGCGAAAGTAGAAAATAAAGTATTGGGAGCATTAGAAGAACCTCCATTATCAAGACCTTGGCTACAGGACTTTGAAGCACCATGGTTATATTCAGGTGCAACGAAACAATACGGAAAAGCTGAAGTAGAAGCACAAATTAAGGCATTGTATGAGAATGGAATAAACGAATTCCTGCTTTGGAATGCTGGTAATACGTATACAGAAAATGTTGATTATACAATTGGATTAAAAGAGTAA
- the spxA gene encoding transcriptional regulator SpxA, protein MVTLYTSPSCTSCRKAKAWLEEHNIPFTERNIFSEPLTLDEIKEILRMTENGTDEIISTRSKVFQKLDVNIDQLPMKDLFNLIQQNPGLLRRPIILDEKRLQVGYNEDEIRRFLPRTVRTFQLREAQRMVN, encoded by the coding sequence ATGGTTACACTTTATACCTCACCAAGTTGTACATCGTGTAGAAAAGCTAAAGCATGGTTGGAAGAACATAATATACCGTTTACGGAACGTAATATATTTTCCGAACCGTTAACATTGGATGAAATAAAGGAAATTTTGCGTATGACTGAAAATGGTACGGATGAAATTATTTCAACTCGGTCAAAAGTTTTTCAAAAATTAGATGTAAATATTGATCAATTACCGATGAAAGACCTCTTTAATTTAATTCAGCAAAACCCAGGCCTCTTGAGAAGACCAATTATTTTAGATGAAAAGCGTCTCCAAGTAGGTTATAACGAAGACGAAATCCGTCGTTTCCTTCCAAGAACAGTACGTACATTTCAATTACGTGAAGCGCAGAGAATGGTTAACTAA
- a CDS encoding P-II family nitrogen regulator has product MKAIIRPEKFQLLRKALSQAGVGGLTITEAAGTGKQKGQEGSFRGNYFHMELLPKIKVETVVTEQQVDDIIEVILTHYHTGNVGDGKISVSQVEEAIRIRTGKKGKEFVQ; this is encoded by the coding sequence ATTAAAGCCATTATTCGACCAGAAAAATTTCAGCTTTTACGCAAAGCACTTTCTCAGGCAGGAGTTGGTGGCTTGACCATTACCGAAGCTGCAGGGACCGGAAAGCAAAAAGGGCAGGAAGGATCGTTCCGTGGAAATTATTTCCACATGGAGCTTTTACCTAAAATTAAAGTTGAAACAGTAGTAACAGAACAACAAGTCGATGACATTATTGAAGTCATTCTCACCCATTATCATACAGGTAACGTTGGGGACGGAAAAATATCTGTATCCCAGGTGGAAGAAGCAATTCGAATTCGAACTGGGAAAAAAGGAAAAGAATTTGTGCAATAA
- a CDS encoding YjbA family protein, which yields MLYMHDVWVNWFEGEENGYNVCYFHEWRKEDGIELLDQVPLLYITEELFFYIENDMQELPKPLLDAIYKRAYMRKGQERTVLEYASVITDGNNTLVFDTIGYRIPVRKSRLIPRQEQLVYDMIKNAKVQSYKYVAKNYKKEYHMLSMPPELIFGLTRRERQLKQLLMIGLDQLRTTNHLEELRYWLTEWDPKRYPYIRFMDEDAVWTALYEGVKEGWSYRHEDLCRKLIKGQPFLEKMWEIENGQEQNASQ from the coding sequence ATGCTATACATGCATGATGTTTGGGTAAATTGGTTTGAGGGAGAAGAAAATGGCTATAACGTCTGTTATTTTCACGAATGGCGTAAAGAGGATGGTATTGAACTACTAGATCAGGTACCGTTGTTATACATAACAGAGGAATTGTTTTTTTATATTGAAAATGATATGCAAGAGCTCCCAAAACCATTATTAGACGCGATTTATAAACGTGCTTATATGCGGAAAGGGCAGGAAAGAACTGTTCTCGAATATGCTAGTGTTATAACAGATGGGAATAATACCCTTGTATTTGATACGATTGGATATCGAATTCCGGTGCGGAAAAGTAGACTAATTCCTAGACAGGAACAACTTGTCTATGACATGATTAAAAACGCAAAAGTGCAGTCGTACAAATATGTCGCTAAAAATTATAAGAAAGAATATCACATGCTATCTATGCCACCGGAACTTATTTTCGGGTTAACTAGAAGAGAACGTCAGTTGAAACAATTACTTATGATAGGGTTAGATCAGTTGCGAACAACGAATCATTTAGAAGAATTACGTTATTGGTTAACTGAATGGGACCCGAAGCGTTACCCGTATATTCGGTTTATGGATGAAGATGCAGTTTGGACTGCATTATATGAAGGTGTAAAAGAAGGATGGAGTTATAGACATGAGGATTTATGCCGCAAGCTCATTAAAGGACAACCTTTCTTGGAGAAGATGTGGGAAATAGAAAATGGACAAGAACAAAATGCCTCACAGTAA
- the mecA gene encoding adaptor protein MecA has translation MEIERINENTVKFYISYMDIEDRGFEREEIWYNRERSEQLFWQMMDEVNYKEDFNVDGPLWIQVQALEKGLEIIVTKAQISKNGDSIELQTDDGNTVDFPVDKKIENMLEDRFGKEDDEEVSEPDSDENLWIIVSFKDFEDVIQLSHYFTNDDVGTIETLYHYNDIYYLYMEFSEEDLEEEEQENMISKVFEFGNDTDITIHVLSEYGKIIFDRNTFSEVRSHFPANI, from the coding sequence ATGGAAATTGAAAGAATAAATGAAAATACAGTTAAGTTTTACATTTCATATATGGATATTGAAGATCGCGGTTTTGAGCGTGAAGAAATTTGGTACAATCGAGAACGAAGTGAACAGTTATTCTGGCAAATGATGGATGAAGTGAATTATAAAGAGGATTTCAATGTCGATGGACCTTTATGGATTCAAGTTCAAGCTCTAGAGAAGGGTCTGGAAATAATTGTAACAAAGGCACAAATTTCTAAAAATGGTGACAGCATCGAATTACAAACAGATGATGGAAATACGGTAGATTTTCCTGTGGACAAGAAAATTGAAAATATGTTGGAAGACAGGTTTGGCAAAGAAGATGATGAAGAAGTTAGTGAGCCAGATAGTGACGAAAATCTTTGGATTATTGTTAGCTTCAAAGACTTTGAAGATGTTATACAGTTAAGCCACTACTTTACTAATGACGATGTTGGAACAATAGAAACATTGTACCATTACAACGATATCTATTATTTATATATGGAATTCTCAGAAGAGGATTTAGAAGAAGAAGAACAAGAGAATATGATTAGCAAAGTTTTTGAGTTTGGTAACGATACAGATATTACCATTCATGTATTATCCGAATATGGAAAAATAATCTTTGATCGTAACACGTTTTCAGAAGTTAGATCACATTTCCCAGCAAATATATAG